One genomic window of Sodaliphilus pleomorphus includes the following:
- a CDS encoding helix-turn-helix domain-containing protein, giving the protein MTIESIADIQFLIDNSVEESTELEYKRSFAKANPKWKEELAKDISAMANANGGIFIYGLAEKNVSNGLSLPELITPIPSTEMTKDQLSQLLSSNITPKINNIEISVLPQEGGNVFILHVPKGITAHQNKINHLYYIRRNATVEVMEDYEIRDVMNRQSNTPLEIDGCGLYKTKNDPYSNKVEYTFMAKIQNVGHSVCEVYKLNVYFNKISLHCEFSFPSNENFSYTALDAERLKISCRYQEPIFGGETLEMGHFVLHIDKDHEEEFLDGLIIDMILFYPGGSCDVAFIPSEQRYVEGRDKINTLLGRDKRIDYPILEVDSFKKIEKN; this is encoded by the coding sequence ATGACTATAGAAAGCATTGCGGACATACAATTTTTGATAGACAATTCTGTGGAGGAATCTACCGAGTTAGAATACAAACGTTCTTTTGCTAAGGCGAATCCAAAGTGGAAAGAAGAATTGGCAAAGGATATTAGTGCTATGGCAAATGCTAATGGAGGTATCTTCATCTATGGGCTTGCTGAGAAAAATGTTTCTAACGGTCTTTCTCTTCCAGAGTTAATTACGCCTATTCCATCGACAGAAATGACAAAGGATCAGTTATCACAACTTCTTTCGTCAAACATAACTCCAAAGATAAACAATATCGAAATTTCCGTCTTACCTCAAGAAGGTGGCAATGTGTTTATCTTACATGTACCCAAAGGAATAACTGCACACCAAAACAAAATAAACCATTTGTACTATATCAGAAGAAATGCAACTGTCGAAGTCATGGAGGACTATGAGATCCGGGATGTCATGAACAGACAAAGCAATACTCCTTTGGAGATAGACGGTTGCGGGTTATACAAAACAAAGAATGACCCTTATAGCAACAAAGTGGAATATACATTTATGGCTAAAATTCAGAATGTTGGTCATTCTGTATGTGAGGTGTATAAATTGAATGTTTATTTCAACAAAATATCTCTTCACTGTGAGTTCTCATTTCCTTCAAATGAAAATTTCTCATATACAGCTCTGGATGCTGAAAGATTGAAAATATCATGCAGATATCAAGAGCCTATCTTTGGGGGAGAGACTTTGGAAATGGGTCATTTCGTTCTTCATATTGATAAAGACCATGAAGAAGAGTTTCTCGATGGTCTTATCATTGATATGATTTTATTCTACCCAGGTGGTTCCTGTGATGTTGCGTTTATTCCTTCTGAGCAACGATATGTTGAAGGAAGGGATAAAATAAACACATTATTAGGACGAGACAAAAGAATAGACTATCCTATACTTGAAGTAGATTCCTTCAAAAAAATTGAGAAGAATTAA